One region of Candidatus Thermoplasmatota archaeon genomic DNA includes:
- the lysS gene encoding lysine--tRNA ligase → MHWLDVLLPQIEEFLRGKDVVHSSAGLSVSGLQHVGRLRGEVVLTNSVSRELRAAGKDVTQYLVLYTQDPWKGTEGQLSQFTGDEGTDYVSWRLKDVPDPFGCHSSWVEHYWEDFGDYMEEFAPDVELERTGDVYGKKEMREIVLELVKKSETVRPLINKYRGERKYPEGWIPFDAFCTECNTIGTAETTGMTEDGDVQYKCREGHDGVSGLEEGKLNWRLEWPALWRLLEVDIEAFGKDHATPGGSRDSCKEIAREVMDMLPPYGIPYEWVGMQSQGKDLGDMSSSGFLGFTPKEWLEVGEPEVLRYVFLFNSTSKRIVLDLSKVDSYHDRYDEAEGLFFEDKDDERARAYELSRLDEAPSSVPFRVPYRHASLLAQTAPPEDPVDWAIERLRDTGVLGTELSDDEREQVARRLTLSKNWTRTHAPEDLRIDVLKDIGSIEDRLERTDREALGMFRESLSDIRWTEEELKNAMTRLTKSGELPVKTRRFFMSLYLVFLGKERGPRAAPFLSVLDRDFVLGRLEEISSR, encoded by the coding sequence ATGCACTGGCTTGATGTTCTTCTCCCTCAAATCGAAGAGTTCCTTCGAGGAAAGGATGTTGTTCACAGCTCTGCGGGTCTCTCCGTGAGCGGGCTCCAGCACGTCGGTAGGCTCAGGGGTGAGGTGGTCCTCACGAACTCGGTTTCGAGAGAGCTGAGGGCGGCGGGCAAGGATGTCACGCAGTACCTCGTGCTCTACACGCAGGACCCGTGGAAAGGTACGGAGGGGCAGCTCTCTCAGTTCACCGGAGACGAGGGTACGGATTACGTCAGCTGGCGGTTGAAGGACGTCCCCGATCCCTTCGGGTGTCACTCCTCCTGGGTCGAGCACTATTGGGAGGATTTCGGCGACTACATGGAAGAGTTCGCACCGGACGTGGAACTGGAGAGGACCGGAGATGTCTACGGCAAGAAGGAGATGCGCGAGATCGTCCTCGAACTGGTCAAGAAGAGCGAGACCGTGAGACCGCTGATAAACAAGTACAGAGGGGAGAGGAAGTACCCCGAGGGCTGGATACCCTTCGATGCGTTCTGCACGGAGTGCAACACGATCGGGACGGCCGAGACCACAGGGATGACAGAGGATGGAGACGTCCAATACAAATGCAGGGAAGGGCACGACGGTGTGTCCGGACTGGAGGAGGGGAAGCTGAACTGGCGGCTCGAATGGCCCGCCCTGTGGAGGCTCCTGGAAGTCGACATCGAGGCCTTCGGGAAGGATCACGCTACGCCAGGCGGTTCGAGGGACAGCTGCAAGGAGATCGCCCGTGAGGTCATGGATATGCTCCCTCCGTACGGGATACCCTACGAGTGGGTGGGGATGCAGAGCCAGGGCAAGGACTTGGGCGACATGAGCAGCTCAGGATTCCTCGGGTTCACTCCGAAGGAATGGCTTGAGGTGGGGGAGCCGGAGGTCCTGAGATATGTCTTCCTGTTCAACAGCACGTCAAAGAGGATCGTCCTGGACCTGTCCAAGGTGGACAGCTATCACGATCGATACGATGAGGCGGAAGGACTGTTCTTCGAGGACAAGGACGACGAGAGGGCAAGAGCCTACGAGCTTTCGCGGCTCGATGAAGCTCCCTCGTCCGTGCCATTCCGAGTCCCCTACAGGCATGCCTCCCTCCTAGCCCAGACCGCGCCTCCCGAGGACCCGGTCGATTGGGCCATCGAGAGACTTCGGGACACAGGTGTGCTCGGAACCGAGCTGAGCGACGATGAGAGGGAGCAGGTGGCCAGGAGGCTGACGCTCTCGAAGAACTGGACACGGACGCACGCCCCAGAGGACTTGAGAATCGACGTCTTGAAGGACATCGGCTCGATTGAGGACAGGCTCGAGCGCACGGACCGAGAGGCCCTTGGGATGTTCCGCGAATCGCTCTCTGACATTCGCTGGACCGAGGAGGAGCTGAAGAATGCGATGACCCGCT
- a CDS encoding orotate phosphoribosyltransferase-like protein, with the protein MKRLDDLVKKALEFKKKGLNEKEIGDELHLSVNTVTWLLTRGMKGGEPPKDVKIGWRSVGVYGSRLGFVSAAMADIILEEMEKSEGDFDSVAGIAINGIPYATIISEDLERELIVYRPSQERERGGGAFSSNYADPSGKKVVIVDDVVSSGDTIRCTIDDIQDAGGTTVLSVVFVNKTANDDIHGVPLRALVRARTIA; encoded by the coding sequence ATGAAGAGGTTGGATGACCTAGTGAAGAAGGCCCTTGAGTTCAAGAAAAAGGGTCTCAATGAGAAAGAAATCGGGGACGAGCTCCACCTTTCCGTCAACACCGTGACGTGGCTTCTGACGAGAGGGATGAAGGGAGGAGAGCCTCCCAAGGACGTCAAGATCGGATGGAGATCTGTTGGGGTTTACGGCAGCAGGCTCGGTTTCGTGTCCGCAGCAATGGCAGACATCATACTCGAGGAGATGGAGAAGAGCGAGGGGGACTTCGATTCCGTGGCGGGCATCGCGATCAACGGCATCCCATATGCCACAATCATATCGGAGGACCTTGAGCGGGAGCTAATAGTCTACAGGCCCAGTCAGGAGAGGGAACGAGGCGGCGGAGCCTTCAGCTCGAACTACGCGGACCCGAGCGGGAAGAAGGTCGTCATAGTCGATGATGTTGTGAGCTCTGGCGACACCATAAGGTGCACCATAGACGACATACAGGATGCTGGCGGGACCACGGTCCTGTCCGTGGTCTTCGTGAACAAGACAGCCAATGATGATATCCATGGGGTCCCGCTCAGGGCGCTGGTCAGGGCCCGCACGATTGCGTGA